A genomic stretch from Natronogracilivirga saccharolytica includes:
- a CDS encoding TonB-dependent receptor yields the protein MDASYFYRAFRIISDNLTLWKYMKRLLIAAFFMHAITPVFADAAAQEHQVTIITDQISPLDAMKIIEEETDYSFFYRNVDLESAPSVSVHVEDGSVEELLQQLFTDLDVSYAINGNMIVINGAANAAEAPAPNQESQNHRVTGQVTDAATGEPLVGATIAVRDETIGTVTNQQGEFSLTVPGADAVLEITYVGFVSMAVPVDGQSEITIELSEDVLWMDDVVVVGYGTERIRDLSTAVSVVRMDEVGRTPITDVSQAIQGRAAGVQVSQPSGKPGTGLTVRVRGSTSVQAGNEPLYVVDGVPTNNIQNLNPNDIASLQILKDASSAAIYGSRGANGVVLITTKRGREGESTVNFQTNFGFSDLPIQMDALNTAQYRELMTEISGPGTVPESITTDTDWMDKTFGTGAYQDYQLSTSGGTDFMQYYLSLGYLSEEGIVSPASNERYNFRVNLDNQIRSWFKVSTNLSYSRRERRDTEDSQSVARGGTILSSINTPPFLEVWSTDPERSGQFMPNPYQPSWENPLAYMSRAGWDRSDRLSGNVIFNVNLHENVLWRTNFGVDHNRWNWYQFIDPIQTSFGRQENGQATDNENREYNWLLENTLAYDFELGNHSFGTLGGFTMQHNRWDQNYISVNDFPSNTSVQTLNVANQIINAGTVAADWALISFLGRVSYNYQSRYIISSTIRYDGSSKLAEGNRWGVFPSVSAAWRVTGESFMNGVDFLDDLKIRAGWGVTGNQEGIGNYASYGLFGTSRRPPTQPLSGPSMFRTSFENRDLKWETTTQTNVGLDIMAFDGRITFSADAYLKKTDDLLLNVVVPRIGSADYITRNDGKMENRGLEFVVETRNITGNRFQWDTGFNISFNRNEVTELGLNQVYDYAQIYSNNENVIRMEPGMSLGTFYGYISDGVNPETGMIEYRDLTGTGTITAADRTVIGNAQPDFIYGMTNTFRYRGFELMVFLQGVQGNDIYNASRIDTEGMFDHRNQSTEVLDRWREPGDVTDIPRATSSMENVRNSTRFVEDGSYLRIKTLTLSYSLPYRWISPLRMSNLTVFGTGQNLYTFTGYSGFDPEVNAYGTSGVELGVDYGTYPQSRTIIFGFNIDL from the coding sequence ATGGATGCAAGTTACTTTTACCGGGCCTTCCGCATCATTTCAGACAATTTGACGCTCTGGAAGTACATGAAGAGGTTGCTCATTGCTGCATTTTTTATGCATGCAATCACTCCTGTTTTTGCTGACGCGGCAGCTCAGGAGCATCAGGTTACGATCATAACGGATCAGATCAGTCCGCTTGATGCCATGAAAATAATCGAAGAAGAAACAGATTACAGTTTCTTTTACCGGAACGTTGATCTTGAATCCGCTCCATCGGTTTCAGTGCATGTTGAAGATGGTTCGGTAGAAGAACTGCTCCAGCAGCTTTTCACCGATCTGGATGTCAGTTACGCGATTAATGGTAACATGATCGTGATAAACGGGGCTGCCAATGCCGCAGAGGCACCTGCTCCGAATCAGGAAAGCCAGAATCACCGCGTAACCGGACAAGTCACAGATGCTGCCACCGGTGAGCCGCTCGTTGGAGCTACCATAGCGGTAAGGGATGAAACCATCGGAACCGTCACCAACCAGCAGGGTGAGTTCAGTCTGACCGTTCCGGGCGCCGATGCCGTTCTGGAAATAACCTATGTCGGATTTGTATCGATGGCCGTACCGGTAGACGGACAGTCGGAGATCACGATTGAACTGAGTGAAGATGTTCTGTGGATGGATGATGTTGTAGTCGTCGGATACGGGACAGAGCGAATTCGGGATCTGAGTACCGCTGTTTCTGTTGTTCGTATGGATGAGGTGGGCAGAACGCCGATCACCGATGTAAGTCAGGCCATTCAGGGCCGTGCGGCCGGGGTACAGGTAAGCCAGCCTTCAGGCAAACCGGGAACCGGCCTGACGGTAAGGGTCAGGGGGTCTACTTCCGTGCAGGCCGGCAATGAGCCTCTGTATGTTGTGGACGGAGTGCCGACAAATAACATTCAGAATCTCAATCCCAACGATATTGCTTCCCTTCAAATCCTGAAAGATGCATCTTCTGCCGCCATTTACGGGTCAAGAGGCGCAAACGGGGTAGTTTTGATAACAACCAAGCGGGGACGGGAAGGCGAGTCCACAGTCAATTTTCAGACCAACTTTGGTTTTTCCGACCTGCCCATACAGATGGATGCACTGAATACCGCCCAGTATCGTGAACTGATGACCGAAATATCCGGGCCGGGCACCGTACCGGAATCCATAACAACGGATACGGACTGGATGGACAAGACCTTCGGAACCGGAGCCTACCAGGATTATCAGCTTTCAACATCCGGCGGAACCGACTTCATGCAGTATTACCTTTCTTTGGGATATCTGAGTGAAGAGGGTATCGTCAGTCCGGCCTCAAATGAACGTTACAATTTCAGGGTGAACCTGGATAATCAAATTCGCAGCTGGTTCAAGGTATCCACCAATTTGTCGTACTCAAGAAGGGAGAGAAGAGACACCGAGGACAGTCAGAGTGTCGCGAGAGGAGGTACCATTCTCAGCTCCATCAACACCCCACCGTTCCTTGAAGTCTGGAGCACGGATCCTGAAAGGAGCGGCCAGTTTATGCCCAACCCCTATCAGCCATCGTGGGAAAATCCGCTCGCCTATATGTCACGGGCCGGCTGGGACAGAAGTGACCGGTTGTCAGGAAACGTCATATTCAATGTGAATCTGCACGAAAATGTGCTTTGGAGAACCAATTTCGGAGTCGACCATAACCGATGGAACTGGTATCAGTTCATTGATCCGATTCAGACCTCCTTCGGCCGCCAGGAGAACGGACAGGCTACCGATAACGAAAACCGGGAGTACAACTGGCTGCTTGAAAACACACTGGCCTACGATTTTGAACTTGGCAATCACAGCTTCGGAACCCTTGGCGGGTTTACCATGCAGCATAACCGATGGGATCAGAATTACATAAGCGTCAATGACTTCCCGTCCAACACGTCAGTTCAGACACTGAATGTCGCCAATCAGATTATCAACGCCGGTACAGTGGCCGCTGACTGGGCGCTGATATCATTCCTCGGCCGGGTGAGTTATAACTACCAGAGCCGCTATATCATATCTTCGACGATCAGGTATGACGGGTCTTCGAAGCTTGCCGAGGGCAACCGTTGGGGAGTCTTTCCTTCGGTTTCCGCTGCCTGGCGTGTCACCGGGGAGTCTTTCATGAATGGAGTGGATTTTCTTGACGACCTGAAAATTCGTGCCGGCTGGGGTGTGACCGGGAATCAGGAAGGAATTGGCAATTATGCTTCGTATGGCTTGTTCGGCACCAGCAGGCGCCCTCCGACCCAGCCGCTGTCAGGACCTTCCATGTTCCGGACCAGTTTTGAAAACCGGGATCTGAAATGGGAAACAACAACGCAAACCAATGTTGGTCTGGACATCATGGCATTTGACGGCCGGATTACCTTTTCAGCCGATGCCTATCTGAAGAAAACCGATGATCTCCTGCTCAATGTGGTGGTTCCACGCATCGGGTCCGCAGACTATATTACCCGAAATGACGGAAAAATGGAAAATCGCGGCCTCGAATTTGTTGTCGAAACAAGAAACATCACCGGCAACAGGTTTCAGTGGGATACCGGGTTTAACATTTCATTCAACCGGAATGAGGTTACTGAGCTTGGTTTGAATCAGGTATATGATTACGCACAGATTTATTCCAACAATGAAAATGTGATCCGCATGGAGCCGGGTATGAGTTTGGGAACATTCTACGGCTATATTTCGGACGGGGTCAATCCGGAAACCGGAATGATTGAGTATCGTGACCTGACCGGAACGGGTACAATAACTGCTGCAGACCGAACGGTAATCGGAAATGCGCAGCCTGATTTTATCTATGGAATGACAAATACGTTCCGTTACCGCGGATTCGAGCTGATGGTATTTCTGCAGGGAGTGCAGGGCAACGATATTTATAATGCATCCCGGATTGATACTGAGGGAATGTTCGATCACAGAAATCAGTCGACGGAGGTGCTCGACCGCTGGAGGGAGCCGGGTGATGTTACCGATATTCCAAGGGCAACTTCAAGCATGGAAAATGTGAGAAATTCCACCCGGTTTGTTGAGGACGGGTCCTACCTGCGTATTAAAACACTGACGCTTTCTTATTCGCTTCCCTACCGCTGGATAAGCCCGCTGAGGATGAGCAACCTCACGGTCTTCGGGACAGGCCAGAATCTATACACATTCACAGGCTACAGCGGTTTTGATCCGGAAGTAAATGCCTACGGGACCAGCGGTGTCGAGCTGGGCGTTGATTACGGTACCTATCCCCAGTCCCGAACCATCATATTCGGATTTAATATTGATTTATAA
- a CDS encoding RagB/SusD family nutrient uptake outer membrane protein has translation MKNVIATILAFLLCVPLVTSCDDFLTREPLSNFSNEDLGVDETDIDERSYSAGEIESLLGGAYNDFKSEYFQLDYYLIGDAQSDNAHAGADNPAMFEMEEWRVSATNEVVERDWGYLYGMISKTNTVIEHIDKVSGLTDNQRDRILGEASFIRAWAYFDVARLWENIPIITRDVSGIHAGNIEEVYEVMYPSPSTPEEAYELILSDLETALPRVSSTAPDKGYATTGAVQGLTARVHAELGNWSEVVTAAGQVMNGNYSLLPDYDALWDGSAENSNEAIFEVNYYGSDTGGNWGVFMFQGTDWKKFNTPTWDLVQAFEVEGDDIRLNSSVRFRDVSGLWTDRHWDVSNYPFVNKYRNTTGSQNFILMRLADIMLLKAEAYARMDQVGPAMDLVNEVRARVDLPQVSASGSEEALDLVLHERRLELAFEGHRYFDLKRSGRALEIMSNLRGADGSLLDYDVAEFKLVWPIPQTELDRNPQLEQNVGF, from the coding sequence ATGAAAAATGTAATTGCAACCATACTTGCCTTTTTACTGTGTGTGCCGCTGGTGACATCCTGCGATGATTTTCTGACCAGAGAGCCACTTTCAAATTTTTCCAATGAAGATCTCGGTGTAGACGAAACCGATATTGATGAAAGGAGCTATTCTGCTGGTGAAATCGAAAGTCTTCTTGGCGGAGCATATAACGATTTTAAATCAGAATACTTTCAGCTGGATTACTATCTCATTGGTGATGCCCAGTCAGATAATGCTCACGCCGGAGCTGATAACCCTGCCATGTTTGAGATGGAAGAGTGGCGTGTATCGGCTACGAATGAAGTTGTCGAGCGCGACTGGGGATACCTCTATGGCATGATATCCAAAACCAACACGGTAATCGAGCATATCGACAAAGTATCAGGGCTTACTGATAATCAGCGCGACAGAATCCTTGGAGAGGCTTCTTTCATCAGAGCCTGGGCCTACTTTGATGTTGCCAGGTTATGGGAAAACATTCCGATTATTACCAGGGATGTCTCAGGAATTCATGCTGGTAACATCGAAGAAGTGTATGAAGTGATGTACCCGTCGCCCAGCACACCTGAAGAGGCTTACGAATTGATCTTGAGCGACCTGGAAACCGCCTTGCCCCGGGTGAGCTCAACGGCTCCTGACAAAGGGTATGCAACTACCGGAGCGGTACAGGGGTTAACAGCGAGAGTCCATGCCGAGTTGGGCAACTGGTCGGAAGTGGTGACAGCCGCCGGTCAGGTAATGAACGGCAATTACTCGCTGCTGCCGGATTATGATGCGCTTTGGGACGGGTCCGCAGAGAACTCAAATGAAGCAATTTTTGAGGTTAACTACTACGGATCTGATACCGGAGGTAACTGGGGTGTATTCATGTTCCAGGGTACCGACTGGAAAAAGTTCAATACACCGACCTGGGATCTGGTTCAGGCGTTTGAAGTTGAAGGAGATGACATTCGCCTGAACTCATCGGTCCGGTTCCGGGATGTCAGCGGGCTCTGGACAGACCGGCACTGGGATGTGAGCAATTATCCTTTCGTCAACAAATATCGTAATACAACCGGCTCACAAAATTTTATTCTGATGCGCCTTGCAGATATTATGCTGCTGAAAGCCGAAGCATACGCCAGAATGGATCAGGTTGGTCCGGCCATGGATCTTGTGAATGAAGTTCGTGCCCGCGTTGACCTGCCGCAAGTGTCGGCATCCGGATCGGAAGAGGCACTGGACCTGGTGCTTCATGAACGCCGGCTGGAACTGGCATTTGAAGGTCACAGGTACTTCGACCTGAAGCGTTCAGGCCGGGCACTGGAGATCATGAGCAATTTGCGCGGTGCAGACGGCAGTCTTCTTGATTATGATGTTGCTGAATTTAAACTGGTCTGGCCAATACCTCAGACAGAACTGGACAGAAATCCGCAACTTGAACAAAATGTAGGCTTTTGA
- a CDS encoding FecR family protein: MKKSEHIPWSLIHKALKDSLDDREQKLLDEWLAESESNRKAFKKISLAWNVASSDLSNKFNPDEQAAWDRIVSSTDLKEFQNKEKANANARKTSVLFFIRNAAAILFLPLVITTAVLFVRYGDTMESAIVSVQTEMGQRSQFMLADSTRVWLNSDSRLTHAAGDYKGETRLQLEGEAYFESPESRAGNLVVSTSHMDVQVTGTAFNVRAYPDENSIETVLERGGVKLLNSNLNGSAEKLAALSPGQRAVYDKSNDMLEISDINTMEYTAWRNGVLVFRNATFDELANRLEMWFDVEISYDIDKFNDTEYSGTFRNRENIDQVLEAIKSTTPFEYRTENNKVIIK; this comes from the coding sequence CTTGCTGAATCAGAATCCAACCGGAAAGCATTTAAAAAGATCAGTCTGGCCTGGAATGTAGCCAGCTCGGATCTTTCCAATAAATTCAATCCCGATGAGCAGGCAGCATGGGATCGCATTGTCAGCAGCACAGATCTGAAAGAGTTTCAGAATAAGGAGAAAGCAAACGCGAACGCCAGAAAGACCAGCGTACTCTTTTTTATTCGCAATGCGGCAGCCATACTGTTTCTCCCGCTGGTCATTACCACAGCGGTTCTGTTTGTGCGATACGGAGATACAATGGAATCAGCTATTGTATCGGTACAGACAGAAATGGGACAACGCTCACAGTTTATGCTGGCAGACAGTACCCGGGTCTGGCTGAACTCCGATTCACGACTCACTCATGCCGCCGGCGATTATAAAGGAGAAACCAGATTACAACTCGAGGGTGAGGCTTATTTCGAGTCTCCGGAAAGCAGGGCCGGAAATCTGGTGGTGTCCACGTCACACATGGATGTGCAGGTTACGGGTACAGCGTTTAATGTGAGGGCTTATCCCGATGAGAACAGCATTGAAACCGTGCTCGAAAGAGGGGGTGTGAAACTCCTGAATTCAAACCTGAATGGTTCGGCGGAAAAGCTTGCCGCACTGTCACCAGGCCAGCGGGCTGTTTACGACAAGTCAAATGATATGCTGGAAATTTCAGATATCAATACCATGGAGTACACAGCCTGGAGAAATGGTGTCCTGGTCTTCCGGAACGCTACTTTTGATGAGCTGGCCAATCGCCTTGAAATGTGGTTTGATGTTGAGATTTCTTATGACATCGACAAGTTTAACGATACCGAATACAGCGGCACTTTCCGGAATCGTGAAAACATTGACCAGGTACTGGAAGCCATAAAAAGTACTACTCCTTTTGAATACAGGACTGAAAACAACAAAGTAATTATTAAGTAG